One region of Miscanthus floridulus cultivar M001 chromosome 19, ASM1932011v1, whole genome shotgun sequence genomic DNA includes:
- the LOC136528064 gene encoding NEDD8-conjugating enzyme Ubc12-like: MINLFKIKGQKKEEAASAAGKALVKKQSAGELRLHKDISELNLPKTTSISFPNGKDDLMNFEIIIRPDEGYYMGGTFVFSFQVSPSYPHDPPKVKCKTKVYHPNIDLEGNVCLNILREDWKPVLNINTVIYGLNLLFTQPNDEDPLNHEAAVVLRDNPKMFEANVKRAMAGGYVGQHYFQRCA, from the exons ATGATTAATCTTTTCAAAATAAAGGGTCAAAAGAAAGAAGAGGCAGCAAGTGCTGCTGGAAAGGCCCTGGTTAAGAAACAGTCTGCTGGGGAGCTCCGTCTTCATAAAG ATATTAGTGAGCTCAACCTGCCGAAGACCACATCAATTTCTTTTCCCAATGGCAAGGATGATCTCATGAATTTTGAGATCATCATCCGACCTGATGAAGGATATTACAT GGGAGGCACTTTTGTTTTCTCCTTTCAAGTGTCCCCATCTTATCCTCATGATCCTCCGAAGGTCAAATGCAAGACCAAG GTGTACCATCCAAATATTGATTTGGAAGGCAATGTCTGTCTGAACATTCTGCGCGAAGATTGGAAGCCTGTTCTCAACATCAACACTGTTATTTATGGCCTGAATCTTCTTTTTACG caaccaaacgACGAGGATCCTTTGAACCACGAAGCTGCAGTTGTCCTTCGTGACAACCCAAAGATGTTTGAGGCAAATGTGAAAAGAGCCATGGCTGGAGGCTACGTAGGCCAACACTATTTCCAAAGATGTGCTTGA